From the genome of Pelmatolapia mariae isolate MD_Pm_ZW linkage group LG12, Pm_UMD_F_2, whole genome shotgun sequence, one region includes:
- the LOC134639159 gene encoding E3 ubiquitin-protein ligase TRIM35-like — protein MAEKFGLFENFLSCHVCSETFRDPVSLSCNHSFCSSCLHQFWEQAKNRNCPICKRKSSKDHPFVNFTLKELADSFFERKKSGSSETQKGEKKLTVVCSKHEEVPKLFCVDEQRVVCPVCEFSLHQSHKVVPVEEAVSDLKEQLKSDLKSLQDKRNKYKQVEETYNEMIQHSKKQLLSTERQIRAEFNKLQQFLKEEEESRLAALREEEEQKGRTISREMKMIEEQISSLSDSISAVEEELQKHSVPFLSSYKDTQSRARAQSSVSDPQLVSGALIDVAKHLGNLSFRVWEKMKEKVHFSPVILDPNTASGWLYLSDDLTSVRYGDTKQQLPDNPERNTKYEDVFGSEGFSSGKHSWEVEVGDHPHWNVGLVKESVDRKGECFASPECGIWCLVYYSGEYTNCVGQTVTVKKSLQRIRVQLDYDRREVSFYDPEDMTHICTHRDTFTEKIFPYFSIGKAGDAKTSDIKICQTEI, from the coding sequence ATGGCTGAGAAATTCGGACTTTTCGAAAATTTCCTGAGCTGCCATGTGTGTTCAGAGACTTTCAGAGatcctgtgtctctgagctgcaaCCACAGCTTCTGTTCAAGCTGCCTGCACCAATTCTGGGAACAAGCTAAAAACAGAAATTGTCccatttgtaaaagaaaatcttcaAAGGATCATCCTTTTGTGAACTTTACACTGAAAGAACTTGCTGACTCTTtttttgaaagaaagaaatctggaTCATCTGAGACacaaaaaggagagaagaaattaACAGTGGTGTGCAGTAAACATGAGGAAGTGCCTAAACTGTTCTGTGTGGACGAGCAAAGAGTTGTGTGTCCTGTGTGTGAGTTTTCTCTCCACCAGAGTCACAAAGTGGTTCCTGTAGAAGAAGCAGTCAGTGACctgaaggagcagctgaaatctGACTTAAAGTCTCTGCAGGACAAGAGGAACAAATACAAGCAAGTGGAGGAAACATACAATGAAATGATTCAACACTCCAAGAAGCAGCTGTTgtccacagagaggcagatcagAGCAGAGTTCAACAAACTCCAGCAGTtcctgaaagaggaagaggagtccagactggcagctctgagggaggaagaggagcagaaggggAGGACTATCAGCAGAGAGATGAAGATGATTGAGGAGCAGATCTCCTCTCTGTCAGACAGCATCTCTGCTGTTGAAgaagagctgcagaaacacagcgtGCCATTCCTCAGCAGTTATAAAGACACTCAGAGCAGAGCCAGAGCCCAGAGCTCAGTGTCAGATCCACAGCTGGTCTCAGGAGCACTGATAGATgtggccaaacacctgggcaacctgtccttcagagtgtgggagaagatgaaggagaaggtCCACTTCAGTCCTgtcattctggacccaaacactgcaaGTGGCTGGCTCTATCTGTCTGAtgatctgaccagtgtgagatATGGAGACACAaagcagcagcttcctgataatccagagagaaACACTAAGTATGAAGATGTTTTTGGCTCTGAGGGCTTCAgctcagggaaacacagctgggaggtggaggtgggagaCCATCCTCACTGGAATGTGGGTTTAGTTAAAGAGTCAGTTGACAGAAAGGGAGAGTGTTTTGCTTCACCAGAATGTGGAATCTGGTGTTTAGTTTATTACAGTGGAGAATACACTAATTGTGTTGGTCAGACTGTGACAGTGAAGAAGAgtctccagaggatcagagtccAGCTGGACTATGACAGGAGGGAGGTTTCCTTCTATGACCCTGAAGACATGACTCACATCTGCACTCACAGAGACACTTTCACTGAGAAAATCTTCCCATATTTCAGTATTGGAAAGGCAGGAGACGCCAAAACCTCTGATATCAAAATCTGTCAGACTGAGATTTGA